In the genome of uncultured Methanobrevibacter sp., one region contains:
- the topA gene encoding DNA topoisomerase I, translating to MHEVIICEKPSSAEKIAKALSSGAKKKVYNKKVKYWELTRDSKDITVVSGVGHLYSLIPKDSKYKVSFNLHWVPSYEASKSSSFTKNYLNAIKKVAKGADSYIHACDYDVEGTLIGYNALRFACGEESLNKSSRMKFSTLTKKDIIDAYENRIDIDMHQVDNGIARHILDYYFGMNISIALSDTVKKTKHRFLKLSVGRVQTPTLSILVNREKEIRDFVPEPYWNLRAILDFEDIEIKHVDGNIFDKQRAEDIFNKCSGKDATVDEITISNSRTKPPVPFNLSGLQAEAYNVFGFSPKRTQVAAQNLYSAGYTSYPRTSSQKLPESLGFANIFKQLSANPEFKQHIDQLPSKLKPNNGKKEDAAHPPIHPTGILPTSKLSNDEQKIYNLIVYRFIAVFFDAAKFETMKTILDIEGEKFKFSRRRVTYKGWMEHYPFRKIDNEPFPEVDEGDLMSVKELIKDEKETTPPARYNQASLIKELEKKNLGTKATRADIVDKLYDRKYIEGTKIEVNPLGEHLIDTLNTYCNDLTSEELTRDLEVKLEDINQDKATKESVVGEGEKDVKEILVDIDKNIEGIGSKLYEAYQLSNIIGECSCGGKLVKRSGRYGKFVGCTNYPDCNVTYSLPRNAYVIKKTCEKCGLPMIAAGKGKNRREMCLDPNCGKDATQTKVHDPQEVGECPKCGKTLLKRSGRFGEFVGCSGFPKCNFTCSLDELESKVKKSE from the coding sequence ATGCATGAAGTAATAATTTGCGAAAAACCGAGTTCTGCTGAAAAAATAGCCAAAGCACTTTCATCAGGTGCTAAAAAGAAAGTATACAATAAGAAAGTTAAATATTGGGAATTGACACGGGATTCAAAGGATATTACTGTTGTTTCCGGTGTTGGTCATTTGTATTCTTTAATTCCTAAGGATTCCAAATATAAGGTATCCTTCAATCTCCACTGGGTTCCGTCCTATGAAGCAAGTAAAAGCAGTTCTTTTACTAAAAATTATCTCAATGCTATTAAAAAAGTTGCAAAAGGTGCTGATTCTTATATTCATGCTTGCGATTACGATGTGGAAGGAACTTTGATTGGTTATAATGCCTTAAGGTTTGCATGCGGTGAAGAATCTCTCAACAAATCATCAAGGATGAAATTCTCCACTTTAACCAAAAAGGACATCATTGATGCTTATGAAAACAGAATCGACATTGACATGCACCAGGTGGACAACGGTATTGCAAGACACATCTTGGATTACTATTTCGGAATGAATATCTCAATTGCCCTTTCAGATACTGTCAAAAAGACCAAGCACAGATTTTTAAAACTCTCTGTGGGCAGAGTCCAGACTCCTACACTGTCCATTCTGGTAAACCGTGAAAAAGAAATCAGAGACTTTGTTCCTGAACCTTACTGGAATTTAAGAGCTATTCTTGACTTTGAAGACATTGAAATCAAGCATGTTGACGGAAATATCTTTGATAAGCAGCGTGCTGAGGACATCTTCAACAAATGCAGTGGAAAGGATGCGACAGTTGATGAAATTACCATCTCAAATTCCAGAACCAAACCTCCTGTACCGTTCAACTTAAGCGGCCTTCAGGCTGAAGCTTATAATGTATTCGGATTTTCACCAAAAAGAACTCAGGTAGCAGCTCAAAATCTATACAGTGCGGGTTATACATCATATCCTCGTACTTCATCCCAGAAACTGCCTGAAAGTCTTGGTTTTGCAAATATATTCAAGCAGTTATCTGCCAATCCTGAATTCAAACAGCACATCGATCAGCTGCCTTCAAAACTAAAACCTAACAACGGTAAAAAAGAGGATGCTGCTCACCCTCCGATTCACCCGACAGGAATTCTTCCGACATCCAAATTAAGCAATGACGAACAGAAAATATATAATCTGATTGTCTACAGATTCATTGCAGTATTTTTCGATGCCGCAAAATTCGAAACCATGAAGACTATCCTGGACATTGAAGGTGAAAAGTTCAAATTCTCAAGAAGAAGGGTAACATACAAAGGATGGATGGAACACTATCCTTTCAGAAAAATAGACAATGAACCTTTCCCTGAAGTTGACGAAGGAGATTTGATGAGTGTCAAGGAGCTTATTAAGGATGAAAAGGAAACCACGCCTCCTGCACGTTATAACCAGGCATCTCTTATTAAGGAGCTTGAAAAGAAAAACCTCGGAACCAAGGCAACCCGTGCTGATATTGTCGATAAGCTCTATGACAGAAAATACATCGAAGGAACCAAAATTGAGGTAAATCCTTTAGGTGAGCATCTTATCGACACATTAAATACTTACTGTAATGATTTGACAAGTGAAGAACTTACAAGAGATCTTGAAGTTAAACTTGAAGATATCAATCAGGATAAGGCTACCAAGGAAAGCGTTGTAGGCGAAGGTGAAAAGGACGTAAAAGAGATTCTGGTAGATATTGACAAGAATATTGAAGGTATAGGTTCCAAACTCTATGAAGCTTACCAGCTAAGCAATATCATCGGCGAGTGCAGCTGCGGCGGAAAGCTTGTTAAAAGGTCAGGCCGTTACGGCAAGTTTGTAGGATGTACCAATTATCCTGACTGTAACGTTACATATTCTCTTCCGAGAAACGCTTATGTCATCAAAAAGACCTGTGAAAAATGCGGTCTTCCAATGATTGCTGCTGGAAAAGGCAAAAACAGACGTGAAATGTGTCTTGACCCTAACTGCGGAAAGGATGCCACTCAGACTAAAGTTCATGACCCTCAGGAAGTTGGGGAATGTCCTAAATGTGGAAAAACACTTCTTAAACGTTCCGGAAGGTTTGGTGAATTTGTCGGATGCAGCGGTTTTCCAAAGTGCAACTTCACATGTTCTTTAGATGAACTTGAAAGCAAAGTTAAAAAATCTGAATAA
- a CDS encoding STT3 domain-containing protein, whose product MNRETTMTIVKSVLIIAILLAFVFALKMPAADLPGISDELKGDYIDSSGLPYFSEMDSYYNYRLTNDYVEHGYVGDQIINGSEWDMHRYAPTGNQINYELGIVYVTSFFHDMFSDHSVKEVAFWTGAVISTFAVIPAFIFARRLTNDYGAIAATLIIVLAPNYFSHTYPGFFDTDMFYYIFSLFFIFFFIESIRAKNIIWKVLFAIFSIISIGLFSQSWTGYIFYIGLMGIFSVVYLIACYIFNVGDDSPNEYSSKIQWFIHQRDLLSIVIIGVIGFVGLAVFQGIEGVTGIFGSLTGLLSLQSASRVVGGFPNVLVSVAEMQLPSLLGAGMPSAFLANTNGVINGIGGISILFAGLTVLYVLVRRALKFRTLKVKNADATAKKPPKGKRTSSAKKIDDDRKFKLNIGDFNFGSTDELLASKRTTILYTTLFVVWVVVTALAVSRGSRFITTIVLPFGLMAGVFLGFAGDYIKNKLNNDKLIVAAFFITGFLAAIPLAQINSIYGILLFLAIVIIGLLTVYAVKSSASKKVPLKKYILVAALVLALISPSVCGAYQTSYGVGPGTSDPMWNAMEWVNQNTDNDTVITSWWDYGYLFEVAADRQVTFDGGSQSGDRAFWLGQAMTTSNVELSAGIFRMLDTTGTLAQTELINYTGDSGKATSILIDILPKTASDAQKDLTTKYHLTDEQARTVVNYTHPADPRPVIFVASSDMLGKAGWWTYFGNWNFTNQSSENYNYYFPTSGGIQVQPGHTEKVELLNDQGMTINAVITRGTGNNTTSAYTEAVYTENGQQIMINDTPYNPLNISKIIVIEDGYVMKNESISGVKDANYTLYLLGNDNFYTPMLMSNELTNSMFTQLYLLGGAGQNVFENVHMENGVMLFNVNFNNTVAGGGSGVSTSNTTGNSTGT is encoded by the coding sequence ATGAATAGAGAAACTACAATGACAATTGTTAAATCAGTGCTTATTATAGCAATTCTTTTAGCTTTTGTCTTCGCATTAAAAATGCCTGCAGCCGATTTACCTGGAATCTCCGATGAATTAAAAGGAGATTACATAGATTCTTCAGGTCTTCCTTATTTCAGTGAAATGGATTCATATTATAACTACAGGTTGACCAATGACTATGTCGAACACGGTTATGTAGGTGATCAAATAATAAATGGTAGTGAGTGGGATATGCATAGGTACGCTCCTACGGGTAATCAGATTAATTACGAACTGGGTATTGTATATGTTACTTCGTTTTTCCATGACATGTTCTCAGATCATTCTGTAAAAGAAGTGGCATTCTGGACTGGAGCAGTTATTTCAACATTTGCGGTTATTCCTGCATTCATATTTGCAAGAAGGCTGACAAATGATTACGGTGCAATCGCAGCAACTCTTATTATTGTTCTTGCTCCGAACTACTTCTCTCACACATATCCAGGATTTTTCGATACAGATATGTTCTATTACATATTTTCACTGTTCTTTATATTCTTCTTTATAGAGAGTATAAGGGCGAAAAATATTATATGGAAAGTTTTATTCGCTATATTTTCAATTATATCAATTGGACTGTTCTCACAATCATGGACTGGTTATATCTTTTACATAGGTCTTATGGGAATATTCTCAGTTGTTTACCTGATAGCATGTTACATATTCAATGTCGGGGACGACAGTCCTAACGAGTATTCAAGCAAGATTCAATGGTTCATACACCAGAGGGATTTGCTGTCAATTGTGATTATAGGGGTCATCGGATTTGTCGGTCTTGCTGTTTTCCAAGGAATTGAAGGTGTAACCGGAATATTCGGAAGTTTAACAGGATTACTTTCCCTGCAATCCGCTTCAAGGGTTGTTGGAGGATTCCCTAACGTACTTGTTTCCGTTGCAGAGATGCAGCTTCCAAGTTTACTTGGTGCAGGAATGCCTTCCGCATTTTTAGCAAATACCAATGGGGTAATCAACGGTATTGGTGGTATATCAATATTATTCGCAGGTCTGACAGTATTATATGTTCTTGTTAGAAGAGCTCTCAAATTCAGAACTCTTAAAGTTAAAAACGCAGATGCAACTGCCAAAAAACCACCTAAAGGAAAAAGAACATCTTCCGCTAAAAAAATCGATGACGACCGCAAATTCAAATTAAATATTGGTGACTTTAACTTCGGATCTACCGATGAACTTTTAGCATCCAAACGTACAACCATATTATATACAACTTTATTTGTTGTTTGGGTTGTAGTAACTGCACTTGCGGTAAGTAGAGGTTCAAGGTTCATTACCACCATTGTACTGCCATTCGGTCTTATGGCTGGTGTATTCCTCGGATTTGCAGGTGACTACATTAAAAACAAATTAAACAATGACAAGCTGATTGTTGCAGCATTCTTCATTACAGGATTCCTTGCCGCTATACCGTTAGCTCAAATCAACTCTATCTATGGAATATTATTATTCCTGGCTATTGTCATTATTGGTTTACTGACTGTATATGCTGTTAAATCCTCCGCTAGTAAAAAAGTACCACTTAAAAAGTACATACTTGTTGCTGCACTTGTACTTGCACTGATTTCACCGTCAGTCTGCGGTGCTTATCAGACTTCTTACGGTGTAGGTCCTGGTACTTCAGATCCGATGTGGAATGCAATGGAATGGGTAAATCAGAATACTGACAATGATACTGTAATCACATCCTGGTGGGATTACGGGTACCTGTTTGAGGTTGCTGCAGACAGACAAGTAACCTTCGATGGGGGTTCTCAATCCGGTGACCGGGCATTCTGGCTGGGTCAGGCGATGACCACAAGCAATGTTGAACTGTCTGCCGGTATTTTCAGAATGCTTGATACAACAGGTACTTTAGCTCAGACTGAATTGATTAACTACACTGGCGATTCAGGTAAAGCTACCAGCATATTAATTGATATCCTGCCGAAAACAGCAAGCGATGCTCAAAAGGATTTAACAACCAAGTATCATCTGACTGACGAACAGGCAAGAACAGTAGTTAACTACACTCACCCTGCGGACCCACGTCCGGTAATATTTGTAGCATCTTCCGATATGCTTGGAAAAGCAGGTTGGTGGACCTACTTCGGTAACTGGAACTTTACAAACCAGTCATCTGAAAACTACAACTATTACTTCCCAACATCAGGAGGTATTCAAGTCCAGCCTGGTCATACAGAAAAAGTTGAACTGCTCAATGACCAAGGTATGACAATCAATGCTGTAATTACCAGAGGAACAGGTAACAATACTACTTCAGCTTACACTGAAGCTGTTTACACTGAAAACGGTCAACAGATAATGATCAATGACACTCCGTACAATCCGTTAAACATTTCTAAAATCATTGTAATCGAGGACGGTTATGTGATGAAAAACGAATCTATAAGCGGTGTCAAAGATGCCAACTACACATTATATCTCTTGGGTAATGATAATTTCTACACTCCAATGCTTATGAGTAATGAACTGACAAATTCAATGTTTACTCAACTGTATCTCTTAGGTGGAGCTGGCCAGAATGTATTTGAAAATGTTCACATGGAAAACGGTGTAATGCTGTTCAATGTAAACTTTAACAACACTGTTGCCGGTGGAGGCTCAGGCGTTTCCACAAGCAACACTACCGGTAACTCAACCGGTACCTAG
- a CDS encoding GTP-binding protein: MGIEEKIKDIEEEIQKTPYNKATSHHIGKLKAKLSKLKEESLQRSSGGSKGQGFHVKKSGDATVVLVGFPSVGKSTLLNEITNAESKVGAYQFTTLDIVPGVMEHKNAKIQVFDIPGIITGASSGKGRGKEILSVARTADLILVVLDTLNPQHINVILDELRAIGIRPNEQPPDVTVKRKKLGGVKVSSTCPLTNLDEKTIRSILNEYGYINADVLFRDDVTMDQFIDVLDRNKSYVPMLVLLNKVDLVDDAYIEELKKYIPEFIPISADKKTNIDELKDLIFDNLDLVRVYLKPQGRKADMEDPLVIKKGSTVIDACRKLHREFVKNFRHAKIWGTSVKFPGQKVGPDHVLEDEDVLRIILKK, encoded by the coding sequence ATGGGTATAGAAGAGAAAATTAAAGATATTGAAGAGGAAATTCAAAAGACTCCATATAATAAAGCTACTTCACACCATATTGGTAAACTTAAAGCAAAATTATCAAAATTAAAAGAGGAATCATTGCAGCGTAGCAGTGGAGGATCTAAAGGCCAGGGATTTCATGTTAAAAAATCTGGTGACGCTACCGTGGTGCTTGTAGGATTTCCGTCTGTAGGAAAATCAACTCTTTTAAATGAAATTACAAATGCTGAAAGTAAAGTTGGAGCTTATCAATTCACTACTTTAGATATTGTTCCGGGTGTAATGGAACATAAAAACGCTAAAATTCAGGTTTTCGATATTCCGGGAATTATTACAGGAGCAAGCAGCGGTAAAGGTAGAGGTAAAGAGATTTTATCTGTTGCAAGAACTGCAGATTTGATTTTAGTTGTTCTGGATACTTTAAATCCTCAGCACATTAACGTTATTCTTGATGAACTGAGAGCTATTGGAATAAGGCCAAACGAACAGCCGCCGGATGTAACTGTAAAAAGGAAAAAGCTCGGTGGTGTAAAGGTATCATCAACCTGTCCTTTAACTAATCTGGACGAAAAGACAATAAGGTCAATCCTGAATGAGTACGGATATATTAATGCCGACGTTCTTTTCAGGGACGATGTGACAATGGATCAGTTTATTGATGTTCTTGACAGAAATAAATCATACGTTCCGATGCTGGTTCTATTAAATAAGGTGGATCTTGTAGATGATGCATACATTGAAGAGCTTAAAAAATACATTCCGGAATTCATTCCGATTTCCGCTGACAAAAAGACAAATATCGATGAGCTTAAAGATTTAATTTTCGATAATCTTGATTTGGTTAGGGTTTATCTCAAACCGCAGGGAAGAAAAGCGGACATGGAAGATCCGTTGGTTATCAAAAAAGGCTCTACAGTCATTGATGCATGCAGAAAATTGCACAGGGAATTTGTGAAAAACTTCCGTCATGCAAAAATCTGGGGAACCTCAGTTAAATTCCCCGGCCAGAAAGTTGGTCCGGACCATGTTCTGGAAGATGAGGATGTTTTAAGGATTATTCTTAAAAAATAA
- a CDS encoding adenylate kinase family protein, whose protein sequence is MSEAIFITGTPCTGKTTVSELLCEKLNCRLIKINDLAIENDFVLGIDDEKGYKVIDIPKLNEKVAEIIGASEELLIFEGHLAHLCEGGDKVIVLRVRPEILRSRLEGRDYSESKIYENLEAEAMGVCTAEAYDIYGENISEIDVSDLTVDEIVDELSGVISGEKTYHVGEVDFMDWLIS, encoded by the coding sequence ATGAGCGAAGCTATTTTTATTACAGGCACTCCGTGTACCGGAAAAACCACAGTCAGTGAATTGTTGTGTGAAAAATTAAACTGCAGACTGATTAAAATTAATGATTTGGCAATTGAAAACGATTTTGTTTTGGGAATCGATGACGAAAAGGGTTACAAGGTCATTGACATTCCTAAACTGAATGAAAAGGTTGCTGAGATAATTGGCGCTAGTGAGGAGCTTCTTATTTTTGAAGGCCATCTTGCACATTTATGCGAAGGCGGCGATAAGGTAATTGTTTTAAGGGTTCGCCCTGAAATTCTGCGCTCAAGACTGGAAGGACGTGATTATTCCGAATCTAAAATCTATGAAAACCTTGAAGCTGAAGCAATGGGAGTATGTACAGCTGAAGCCTATGATATATATGGTGAAAACATCTCAGAGATTGATGTAAGTGATTTAACAGTTGATGAGATTGTTGATGAGCTTTCAGGTGTAATTTCCGGTGAGAAAACTTATCATGTTGGTGAAGTTGACTTCATGGACTGGCTGATTTCATAA
- a CDS encoding type II toxin-antitoxin system VapC family toxin: MIFLDSSYIKGLMIKRDHHKEFSNNIRPFLKNETKVINITVFVEVLNALKKNNFQGSINDIINQLFNLDIFDWLSAEDYKSAAEKFRYYNGSINFADCTILVTMEKYGITKIVTTDSDFEKIRGIHRISGFF, translated from the coding sequence ATGATTTTTTTAGATAGTTCATATATCAAAGGTTTGATGATTAAAAGAGACCATCATAAGGAGTTTTCTAATAATATTAGGCCTTTTTTGAAAAATGAGACTAAAGTTATCAATATCACCGTATTTGTTGAAGTCTTAAATGCTTTAAAAAAGAATAACTTTCAGGGCAGTATAAATGATATAATCAATCAATTGTTCAATCTTGATATTTTTGATTGGTTGAGTGCTGAAGATTATAAATCTGCTGCTGAAAAATTCAGATATTATAATGGAAGTATTAATTTTGCAGATTGCACTATATTGGTTACTATGGAAAAATATGGTATCACAAAAATTGTCACTACTGATTCTGATTTTGAAAAAATCCGTGGGATACATAGGATAAGTGGTTTTTTTTAA
- a CDS encoding ribonuclease P protein component 4 produces the protein MSRGKRPKWMIDIAIERMNILFERAEMEFITHPERSHRYVELALRLSTKYNTKIPEKWARRYCKDCKSFLYPGHNCTVRLVNSEVNIFCGECGHVMKIPYHKEKKLKRRAKYESKQKRNDE, from the coding sequence TTGAGTAGAGGAAAACGACCAAAGTGGATGATTGATATAGCGATTGAAAGAATGAACATTCTTTTTGAGCGTGCTGAGATGGAATTCATCACCCATCCTGAAAGGTCTCATCGCTATGTTGAGTTAGCATTGAGATTGTCCACCAAATACAATACCAAAATCCCTGAAAAATGGGCAAGAAGGTATTGCAAGGATTGTAAGAGTTTCCTTTATCCTGGCCATAATTGCACCGTCCGGCTGGTTAACTCAGAAGTTAACATTTTTTGTGGTGAATGTGGTCATGTAATGAAAATTCCTTATCATAAGGAAAAAAAGTTAAAAAGGAGAGCTAAATATGAGTCAAAGCAAAAAAGAAATGATGAATAG
- a CDS encoding YhbY family RNA-binding protein, with protein sequence MSQSKKEMMNRALGAMTINIGKSGVNDNVIEEIKRQLKANEIVKLKFAKNIARNKDDYIDEIVSKTRAKLIDVRGHVAVIYKKKP encoded by the coding sequence ATGAGTCAAAGCAAAAAAGAAATGATGAATAGAGCTCTTGGTGCGATGACAATCAACATTGGTAAAAGCGGTGTTAATGACAATGTCATTGAAGAAATCAAACGCCAGCTCAAGGCTAATGAGATTGTTAAACTTAAATTTGCAAAGAATATCGCTAGAAATAAAGATGATTACATAGATGAAATAGTCTCTAAAACCAGAGCAAAGCTCATAGACGTTAGAGGCCACGTTGCTGTAATCTATAAGAAAAAGCCTTAA
- a CDS encoding DNA-binding protein: MQNQQMQQQQAAAQAQQQEAQRQQFEAQKKQILGQIMTSEARSRLSNLKLTKPELVEQIEIQLIQSAQAGSLRGKVTDEQLKVLLRQIAGQKREIKITRK; encoded by the coding sequence ATGCAGAATCAGCAAATGCAGCAACAACAGGCTGCTGCTCAGGCACAACAGCAGGAAGCTCAAAGGCAACAGTTCGAAGCTCAGAAAAAACAAATTTTAGGTCAGATCATGACCTCTGAAGCTCGTTCTAGGTTGAGCAATCTCAAACTGACTAAACCGGAACTTGTCGAACAAATTGAGATTCAATTAATCCAGTCTGCTCAGGCGGGTAGTTTGAGAGGAAAAGTCACTGATGAGCAATTGAAAGTATTATTACGCCAGATTGCCGGTCAGAAAAGAGAAATTAAAATTACAAGGAAATAA
- a CDS encoding 50S ribosomal protein L39e, giving the protein MSRNKPLAKKLRMAKANKQNRRIPIWAYAKTNRKLRYRPKPRHWRRNSLKL; this is encoded by the coding sequence ATGAGTAGAAATAAACCATTAGCTAAAAAATTAAGAATGGCAAAAGCAAATAAACAAAACAGGAGAATTCCAATCTGGGCTTATGCTAAAACTAACCGTAAACTTAGATACAGACCAAAACCTAGACATTGGAGAAGAAACAGTCTTAAATTATAA
- a CDS encoding translation initiation factor IF-6, producing the protein MLKRVDIVGNPNIGVFILATDDVAIVPFNLLDEKAEIIKETLEVEVVKSSISGSNLIGSLAVANSNGIVVSPHVLDREVKQLEDLGLDVATIPGNYTAVGNIIAANDTGAIASPFLTEDALNIVESTLDVDVEARSIAGTDIIGSLVKVTNKGFLIAKNATSSEINFAHKVFGVEGDIGTVGKGISLVGACSIANSNGAIVAKDSTGPEMARVEEALGFLDDNF; encoded by the coding sequence ATGTTGAAAAGAGTTGATATTGTAGGAAATCCGAATATAGGAGTATTTATTCTTGCAACTGATGATGTAGCTATTGTTCCTTTTAATCTTTTAGACGAAAAAGCTGAAATCATTAAGGAAACATTAGAAGTCGAAGTTGTCAAATCTTCTATTTCCGGCAGTAATCTTATAGGATCTTTAGCTGTAGCTAATTCAAACGGTATCGTTGTTTCCCCACACGTATTGGACAGAGAAGTTAAACAATTAGAAGATTTAGGTTTAGATGTCGCTACAATTCCCGGAAACTACACTGCTGTAGGTAACATTATCGCAGCAAATGACACTGGAGCTATTGCAAGCCCATTTTTAACCGAAGATGCATTGAACATTGTTGAGTCCACCCTGGATGTTGACGTTGAGGCCCGTTCCATTGCAGGAACTGACATTATAGGTTCTCTTGTTAAAGTCACAAACAAAGGATTTTTAATAGCTAAAAATGCAACTTCCTCAGAAATTAACTTCGCTCATAAAGTATTTGGTGTTGAAGGAGATATTGGTACTGTTGGTAAAGGTATTTCTTTAGTAGGAGCTTGCTCTATTGCTAATTCAAATGGAGCTATTGTAGCTAAAGATAGTACTGGTCCTGAAATGGCTAGAGTTGAAGAAGCATTAGGCTTTTTAGATGATAACTTTTAA
- the rpl18a gene encoding 50S ribosomal protein L18Ae — protein MITKIYRVKGTFLMGDDYHEFTKEYKATCESDIEEKIYERFGSKHGINRNQISINSIEEIAPEDVEDPIVKEIL, from the coding sequence ATGATAACAAAAATTTACAGAGTTAAAGGTACTTTTTTAATGGGTGACGATTACCATGAATTCACCAAAGAATACAAAGCTACTTGCGAATCTGACATAGAAGAAAAAATCTATGAACGTTTCGGTAGTAAACATGGTATTAACAGGAACCAAATTTCTATCAATTCTATCGAAGAAATTGCTCCTGAAGATGTCGAAGACCCTATTGTAAAAGAAATTTTATAG
- the pfdA gene encoding prefoldin subunit alpha: MEDQQRLNSLLNEINTYRQQAELIQQQIEMIQASIAEVDALFATLDDIEGKESIEAFVPVGAGSFIKGELKSTDEIIVSIGSGIAVKKDAEGAREILGGQKEDLKDSLDKMLANLQKCTDIVGSLQAQAEQIAAAAQGNMTQMG, translated from the coding sequence ATGGAAGATCAGCAAAGATTAAACAGTCTTCTTAATGAAATTAACACATACAGACAACAAGCTGAGTTAATTCAACAACAAATTGAAATGATTCAGGCTTCTATCGCTGAAGTGGATGCATTATTTGCAACCCTGGATGACATTGAAGGCAAAGAATCTATTGAAGCTTTTGTTCCTGTAGGTGCCGGTTCTTTCATTAAAGGAGAACTTAAAAGTACTGATGAAATTATTGTAAGTATTGGCTCCGGTATTGCTGTTAAAAAAGATGCGGAAGGAGCTCGTGAAATTCTTGGCGGTCAAAAAGAAGATTTAAAAGACAGTTTAGACAAAATGCTTGCTAACTTGCAGAAATGCACTGACATTGTCGGATCTCTTCAGGCTCAGGCTGAGCAGATTGCTGCTGCAGCTCAGGGCAACATGACTCAGATGGGATAA